A single genomic interval of uncultured Sphaerochaeta sp. harbors:
- a CDS encoding tetratricopeptide repeat protein: MLSDGDVLYLDTTHISCDLLAFRSILESGPDLPAMRKAVGLWKGGFLKGFTISSSPGFSAWQIQEEQNVFYEYKQLLRSLYEAEIKQGDYLSALNHARKYLHLDTFDEEGHRAVIYIHALRGERKLALQQYDTCRTIMWDEFESEVEDETRALVQRIKNGEIRKDGISIMDNTHAPRLAILPLYRIDIENHEVLLFLNMVMEALEDYFAVVPHLRIISRTSTLAYKDSGKRLSLIAAELQADYIIEGFCRGDETSLMIEARLLQTKPDEVTAIKTITLSPHTDNPAVAARYIGDAINMHFSPNATIETPKAGKVVQQQSNVHVSMFSSKLKLQAKHLLRIDEEGVCLKAVALFREAVRIDPSDAEAWAGIGSALLAYSDKGICFPNRTDKLQEAEKVARKALEIDEEEPTALTILGTIAVQKDWNFDRAEELFQKSLQLRPNNTRTLRDYAELCIMTGRYEEARRLSEYVNALDPVNHHNFKIRFWLHLVFHEFQMAEDVVRQHFLLYPDPPLDQILHAHIHLIRGNIDAAMRCFEDIDPTKEMPLSWNHALLVGMGYSLAKKGRTSEAFAIIEQLQQNKSGTVYPYIPIAQIFIGLGEYDSALDWVEIAVEAHDPGLFFLAVNPLFFPLNNHARMEKIVKKPR, translated from the coding sequence TTGCTCTCTGACGGGGATGTTTTGTACCTCGATACTACTCATATCAGTTGTGACCTCCTTGCATTTAGAAGCATCCTGGAGAGTGGGCCAGACCTACCAGCCATGCGTAAAGCTGTCGGACTTTGGAAGGGTGGGTTCCTGAAGGGATTCACTATCAGCTCATCCCCAGGATTCTCTGCGTGGCAAATACAGGAAGAACAGAATGTGTTTTACGAGTATAAGCAACTGCTACGCTCGTTGTATGAAGCCGAGATCAAACAGGGTGATTACCTCTCTGCATTGAATCATGCCCGAAAATATTTGCATCTCGATACCTTCGACGAGGAAGGTCATAGGGCTGTAATCTACATACACGCATTAAGGGGAGAGAGGAAACTTGCATTGCAGCAGTACGATACCTGCAGAACTATCATGTGGGATGAGTTCGAGTCCGAAGTTGAAGATGAAACACGAGCCCTTGTGCAACGAATTAAAAATGGAGAAATTCGAAAAGACGGTATATCCATCATGGATAATACCCATGCTCCAAGACTGGCAATACTTCCCTTATACAGAATTGATATAGAGAATCATGAGGTGCTGCTTTTTCTCAATATGGTGATGGAGGCATTGGAAGACTACTTTGCAGTGGTGCCACATCTGAGAATCATCTCCAGAACCTCAACCTTGGCCTATAAGGATTCTGGTAAGCGGTTGTCACTCATAGCCGCAGAGCTTCAGGCCGATTACATTATTGAAGGATTCTGTCGTGGAGATGAGACCTCCCTGATGATTGAGGCAAGGCTCTTGCAGACAAAACCGGATGAGGTAACTGCAATAAAGACCATAACCCTCTCTCCACATACAGATAACCCGGCTGTTGCTGCCCGATATATCGGAGATGCCATCAATATGCATTTTTCCCCAAACGCTACAATCGAAACACCAAAAGCGGGAAAAGTAGTCCAACAACAAAGCAATGTTCATGTCTCTATGTTCAGCAGCAAGTTAAAGCTGCAGGCAAAACACCTCTTGAGGATTGATGAGGAAGGAGTCTGCCTGAAAGCCGTTGCATTATTTAGGGAGGCTGTACGAATAGATCCTTCTGATGCGGAAGCATGGGCAGGGATTGGCTCAGCATTGTTAGCCTACAGTGATAAAGGGATTTGTTTCCCTAACCGTACAGACAAGTTACAGGAAGCCGAGAAAGTGGCGAGAAAAGCACTTGAAATTGATGAAGAGGAACCAACAGCGTTAACCATCCTTGGAACCATTGCAGTGCAGAAAGATTGGAATTTCGATAGGGCAGAGGAGCTCTTTCAAAAGTCTTTACAGCTTAGGCCGAACAATACCAGAACGCTGCGAGATTATGCGGAACTCTGCATTATGACCGGCCGCTATGAGGAAGCCCGCAGATTGTCTGAATACGTCAATGCCTTGGATCCTGTAAATCATCATAATTTCAAGATCCGTTTCTGGTTGCATCTTGTTTTCCACGAATTCCAGATGGCTGAAGATGTGGTACGACAACACTTCCTTCTCTATCCCGATCCTCCACTGGATCAAATATTGCATGCGCATATTCATTTGATCCGCGGGAATATTGATGCTGCCATGAGATGCTTTGAGGATATAGACCCTACTAAGGAGATGCCCCTCTCATGGAATCATGCATTGCTTGTTGGAATGGGATACAGTCTTGCAAAAAAAGGGAGAACTAGCGAAGCCTTTGCCATTATTGAGCAGTTACAACAGAATAAGTCGGGTACCGTATATCCTTACATACCAATCGCCCAGATCTTTATCGGTTTAGGAGAGTATGATTCAGCACTGGATTGGGTAGAAATTGCGGTAGAAGCCCATGACCCTGGTCTTTTTTTCTTGGCAGTGAATCCACTGTTCTTTCCATTGAACAATCATGCTCGAATGGAGAAGATTGTTAAAAAACCAAGATAG
- a CDS encoding carboxypeptidase regulatory-like domain-containing protein yields MSSCKAGRFFVVFIVVVVWMLAGCEIAIDEPSTGRVVGKAIFLNNDSHEDIIVSLEILEKGITGNVSKAINGVTSDADSRSLTAQTKTNANGEFSFELVPEGSYTLYASSKDSKEQAVHTSLQVVKGRTVTAPDLQLTAVGDIQGKIILDGTETGNIGFIVFIAGTSYMAITNDNGDFTISSVPSGDEYAIIIMRGTDTYQWSETIEIEAGKITQLGAKNLVSEDFPGIVSISWKGELTAHPSSPQLNWAYYNRTDKVSYIYDGSAWQVLARDGWVGPTGPTGPTGPTGEPGSNSRPNYT; encoded by the coding sequence ATGTCAAGTTGCAAAGCAGGGAGATTCTTTGTTGTTTTTATCGTCGTTGTAGTATGGATGCTTGCTGGGTGTGAAATTGCGATAGATGAGCCCTCTACAGGTCGTGTTGTTGGTAAGGCGATATTCTTAAACAATGATTCACATGAAGATATCATAGTTTCCTTGGAAATTCTGGAAAAAGGGATAACCGGCAATGTTTCCAAGGCAATCAATGGTGTTACATCTGATGCAGATTCTCGATCTTTAACAGCTCAAACAAAAACCAATGCCAATGGTGAGTTTAGTTTTGAATTGGTTCCGGAAGGCTCGTATACTCTCTACGCTTCTTCAAAAGATTCAAAAGAGCAAGCTGTACATACTTCCCTGCAGGTAGTGAAAGGAAGAACCGTGACCGCCCCAGATTTGCAACTCACTGCGGTTGGAGATATCCAGGGAAAGATTATTCTTGATGGTACTGAAACAGGAAACATTGGCTTCATTGTTTTTATTGCCGGTACGTCCTATATGGCGATTACTAATGATAATGGAGATTTTACCATCTCATCAGTTCCCTCAGGAGATGAGTATGCAATTATTATCATGCGTGGTACTGATACCTACCAGTGGTCAGAGACTATAGAAATTGAAGCTGGGAAGATTACACAGCTGGGGGCAAAGAATCTGGTCAGTGAAGACTTCCCAGGAATTGTTTCCATCAGTTGGAAAGGAGAGCTCACGGCTCACCCAAGTAGCCCACAGTTGAACTGGGCATACTACAACCGCACAGATAAGGTTTCCTATATTTATGATGGCAGTGCATGGCAAGTACTTGCTCGTGATGGGTGGGTGGGACCTACAGGTCCAACTGGTCCTACGGGGCCCACTGGGGAACCTGGCTCAAATTCCCGACCTAATTATACCTAG
- a CDS encoding 2-oxo acid dehydrogenase subunit E2, producing the protein MATKQILVPDIGDFSDVPIIDVYIKVGDVIAVDDSVVALESEKAVIDIPSPFAGTITKVLVKEGDAVSKDSPVAEIEIEAEGEGEEEQEKKSTEEEPKKEQPEEKKEEKKVEEAIEAPKPEQPKQQVQQEVKPDLVNEQAPGAVYHATPSLRKYARELGVDLAKVKGSGPNGRILHEDVQALVKKALSGGGGTPASFGKIELEDFSKYGEIERKKLTRIQKISGPHLQKSWQIIPHVTQYDEADVTELEALRRTIKEEMKRSEDPVSISILPFIVKAVVAALKKFPEMNASFDEDSGELIFKHYYHIGIAVDTPEGLIVPVLKDADKKSVTEIARELASISQRARDRKLKPEDLSGGSFSISSLGGIGGTGFTPLINPPQVAILGVSRLAKKPVWNGKEFTPRDVLPFSVAYDHRVIDGAAGVRFTTYLASLLGDLRRVLL; encoded by the coding sequence ATGGCAACAAAACAAATTCTAGTACCAGATATCGGGGATTTCTCTGATGTACCAATCATTGATGTTTACATCAAGGTTGGTGATGTTATCGCGGTCGATGACTCAGTAGTAGCGCTTGAAAGTGAGAAGGCTGTCATTGACATTCCCTCTCCCTTTGCAGGAACCATAACAAAGGTTCTGGTCAAAGAGGGAGATGCTGTTTCCAAGGACTCTCCGGTAGCTGAGATTGAAATCGAAGCTGAAGGTGAAGGTGAAGAAGAACAAGAGAAGAAGAGTACTGAGGAAGAGCCTAAAAAAGAACAACCAGAAGAAAAAAAGGAAGAAAAGAAGGTTGAAGAAGCCATAGAAGCACCTAAGCCTGAACAGCCGAAACAGCAAGTTCAACAAGAAGTAAAACCGGATCTTGTCAATGAACAGGCTCCTGGGGCTGTATACCATGCAACCCCTTCACTTCGCAAATATGCAAGGGAACTCGGGGTTGATCTCGCTAAGGTAAAAGGGAGCGGGCCCAATGGTCGTATCCTGCATGAAGATGTACAGGCTTTGGTGAAAAAGGCACTGAGCGGTGGTGGTGGAACTCCGGCTTCCTTCGGCAAGATTGAGCTGGAAGACTTTTCAAAGTATGGGGAGATTGAGCGCAAGAAACTTACCCGTATCCAGAAAATATCGGGACCACACCTGCAGAAAAGCTGGCAGATCATCCCCCATGTCACCCAGTACGATGAGGCCGATGTCACTGAACTTGAAGCATTGAGGAGAACGATCAAGGAGGAGATGAAGAGAAGTGAAGACCCGGTAAGCATCAGCATCCTCCCCTTCATCGTAAAGGCGGTAGTCGCTGCATTGAAGAAATTCCCAGAGATGAATGCTTCATTTGATGAGGACAGTGGTGAGTTGATTTTCAAGCACTACTACCATATTGGTATTGCGGTCGACACCCCAGAGGGATTGATCGTACCGGTCCTGAAGGATGCAGACAAGAAGAGCGTTACAGAGATTGCAAGGGAGCTTGCAAGCATCAGCCAGCGAGCCCGGGACAGGAAGCTGAAACCAGAGGACCTCTCAGGAGGATCGTTCAGTATCTCAAGCCTTGGAGGGATCGGGGGTACTGGATTCACTCCCCTGATCAATCCACCACAGGTTGCAATACTTGGAGTCTCAAGACTTGCAAAGAAGCCGGTTTGGAATGGCAAGGAGTTTACGCCCCGAGACGTTCTACCCTTCTCAGTAGCCTATGACCATCGGGTCATTGATGGTGCTGCTGGAGTTCGCTTTACTACGTATCTCGCATCCCTGTTGGGCGATTTGCGACGAGTACTACTCTAA
- the aceE gene encoding pyruvate dehydrogenase (acetyl-transferring), homodimeric type, with protein sequence MSKKIFHDPDPAETKDWLESLEGVIEHEGDQKTDYLLSELTQVARNKGVTTSPGVISPYINTTNLDSNAVIPPEESLIARNVSAFVRWNAMVMVAKANEDGKGLGGHIASYSSSSAMYEVGFNWFFKGPESEHGADMIYFQGHSSPGMYARAYIEGRLSEEQLEHFRQETEGKGLSSYPHPYLMPEFWQFPTVSMGLGPSMAIYQARFMKYMEDRGLKNSGDRKVWVFMGDGESDEPESLSALSLASREKLDNLIFVVNCNLQRLDGPVRGNGKIIQELEGKFRGAGWNVIKVIWGTEWDSILEKDTKGILLQKLATMVDGEFQTLQARGPAYLREKLFSGDEYLESLVEGMTDKDLWQLSRGGHDPRKIYQAFHAATNHKGAPTVILFKTIKGFGMGSGEGAMGAHNLKHMEESDLLAFRDHFHVPIDDEQAKSMVFIKPDPESKEGKFLARRREIMGGPVPYRHKDGEKLTVPTTKSFEDMYASTGERELSTTMAFVRLLTKLVKDKNIGERIVPIVSDEARTFGMEGLFRQIGIYAPDGQLYEPVDKESFLWYREDKKGQILEEGISEAGAMSSWIAAATSYANHQVSMIPFFIFYSIFGFQRVGDFIYAAGDSRAKGFLMGATAGRTTLNGEGLQHEDGHGLLLASTHPTCQAYDPTFSYELAVIIQDGMKRMYEDDENIFYYITLMNENYTHPEMPKGAEEGIKKGAYLFKKAKKNKNPVVQLMGSGTILREVIEAAELLSEDFGVESDIWSILGVNELHRDGVEAERYNLTHPEGKAKVPYLTKVMEGHDGPVVISTDYLRAYPEQIRRLIPNSKVTILGTDGFGRSDFRHALRTFFEVDRYYIAVAALKGLADEGTIPAKKVSEAIKKYAIDVDKPNPLLS encoded by the coding sequence ATGAGTAAAAAGATTTTTCATGATCCAGACCCTGCAGAGACGAAAGATTGGCTGGAGTCGCTAGAGGGTGTCATAGAGCATGAAGGCGATCAGAAAACTGATTATTTGCTTTCAGAACTTACCCAAGTTGCACGTAACAAAGGTGTTACCACATCCCCTGGGGTTATTAGCCCCTATATCAATACAACAAACCTAGACAGCAATGCGGTCATTCCACCGGAAGAATCGCTTATTGCACGAAATGTATCAGCATTTGTTCGATGGAATGCCATGGTAATGGTAGCCAAAGCAAATGAAGATGGAAAAGGATTGGGCGGGCATATCGCCAGCTACTCATCCTCTTCAGCAATGTATGAAGTAGGCTTCAATTGGTTCTTCAAGGGACCAGAGTCCGAACACGGCGCTGATATGATCTACTTCCAAGGTCACTCCTCTCCTGGTATGTATGCCCGGGCCTATATAGAAGGACGACTGAGCGAAGAACAACTGGAACATTTCAGACAGGAGACAGAGGGCAAGGGACTCTCTTCCTATCCACACCCCTACCTGATGCCGGAATTCTGGCAGTTCCCAACCGTTTCGATGGGCCTTGGTCCTTCGATGGCTATCTATCAGGCACGATTCATGAAGTATATGGAAGACAGGGGCTTGAAGAACAGTGGAGACAGGAAGGTCTGGGTCTTTATGGGAGACGGAGAGTCTGATGAGCCAGAATCGCTTTCAGCGCTCTCGCTTGCTTCCAGGGAGAAGCTCGATAACCTTATCTTTGTGGTTAACTGCAACCTGCAACGTCTCGATGGACCGGTTCGTGGTAATGGAAAGATAATACAGGAACTTGAAGGAAAGTTCAGAGGTGCTGGGTGGAATGTCATCAAGGTTATCTGGGGAACTGAATGGGACTCAATCCTTGAGAAGGATACCAAGGGTATTCTCCTGCAGAAACTGGCAACCATGGTTGATGGTGAGTTCCAGACCCTGCAAGCTAGAGGCCCAGCATATCTGAGAGAAAAACTCTTCTCTGGAGATGAGTACCTTGAATCGCTTGTTGAAGGGATGACGGATAAGGATCTCTGGCAGTTAAGCCGTGGCGGCCATGACCCCAGGAAGATCTACCAGGCATTCCATGCAGCAACAAACCACAAAGGAGCCCCCACGGTCATTCTGTTCAAGACCATCAAGGGCTTTGGTATGGGCAGCGGAGAGGGTGCTATGGGTGCTCATAACCTGAAACACATGGAAGAGAGCGATCTTCTCGCCTTCAGGGACCATTTCCATGTACCCATTGATGATGAACAGGCAAAGAGTATGGTGTTTATCAAACCGGATCCTGAGAGCAAAGAAGGTAAATTCCTTGCTAGGCGACGTGAGATAATGGGAGGACCTGTTCCCTACCGCCATAAGGATGGCGAAAAACTGACGGTCCCCACAACCAAGAGCTTTGAGGATATGTATGCCTCCACTGGAGAGAGAGAACTTTCCACTACCATGGCATTTGTCCGCCTGCTTACCAAGCTGGTTAAGGACAAGAACATCGGGGAGAGGATTGTCCCCATTGTCTCTGATGAAGCACGCACCTTCGGCATGGAGGGCCTCTTCAGACAAATTGGTATTTATGCACCGGATGGCCAGCTCTATGAACCAGTGGATAAGGAGTCATTCCTGTGGTATCGCGAAGATAAGAAAGGACAGATTCTCGAAGAAGGAATCTCTGAGGCCGGAGCGATGTCCTCATGGATAGCAGCAGCCACAAGTTATGCAAACCACCAGGTCTCGATGATTCCCTTCTTTATTTTCTATTCCATTTTCGGTTTCCAACGAGTCGGTGACTTCATCTATGCCGCAGGAGACAGTCGTGCAAAGGGCTTCCTGATGGGAGCTACTGCAGGGAGAACCACCCTGAACGGGGAAGGATTGCAACATGAGGACGGGCATGGATTGCTCTTGGCTTCCACCCACCCCACATGTCAGGCCTATGACCCGACTTTCTCCTATGAGCTTGCTGTGATCATCCAGGATGGAATGAAGCGAATGTATGAGGATGATGAGAACATCTTCTACTACATTACGCTGATGAATGAGAACTATACTCATCCAGAGATGCCCAAGGGTGCTGAGGAAGGGATCAAGAAGGGTGCCTATCTCTTCAAGAAAGCAAAGAAGAACAAGAATCCTGTCGTACAGTTGATGGGAAGCGGAACAATACTACGAGAAGTCATTGAAGCGGCTGAGCTCCTGTCGGAGGACTTTGGAGTGGAATCGGACATTTGGAGTATTCTCGGGGTCAATGAATTGCACCGTGACGGTGTCGAGGCTGAACGATACAACCTCACCCACCCCGAAGGAAAGGCAAAGGTTCCGTATCTGACCAAGGTCATGGAAGGACACGATGGTCCAGTGGTGATAAGCACCGACTATCTCAGGGCATATCCTGAGCAGATCAGGAGGCTTATTCCCAATTCCAAGGTCACTATCCTCGGCACAGATGGATTTGGCAGATCCGATTTTAGACATGCACTGAGGACCTTCTTTGAGGTTGACAGGTACTACATCGCTGTTGCAGCGCTGAAAGGTCTTGCCGATGAAGGTACCATTCCTGCCAAGAAAGTGAGCGAAGCGATCAAGAAGTATGCTATCGATGTCGACAAGCCCAATCCATTACTGAGTTAA